One cyanobiont of Ornithocercus magnificus DNA segment encodes these proteins:
- a CDS encoding methionine synthase produces the protein MQVATREQQRHGSSSFFLNRLHGPERPVLVFDGATGTSLQKLGLTAEDFGGLDLEGCNENLVVTCPDAVRRVHCQFLEAGCDVIETNTFGATSIVLAEYGLEDQALVINRRAAELARETAAAYSTAAQPRFVAGSIGPTTKLPTLGHVNFDMMCSAFSEQAEGLLLGDVDLFIIETCQDVLQIKAAIQGIEQAFTRLGQRRPLMVSVTMETTGTMLVGSDISAVVAILEPFPIDILGLNCATGPEQMKEHIHYLSKHSPFTVSCIPNAGIPENIGGIAHYRLQPLELRMQLMHFVEDLGVQVIGGCCGTTPEHIRELADMARNLHPLKRPHQRCLGNLAREFLVHEPAAASIYGATPYHQDNSFLIVGERLNASGSRKVRELLNAEDWDGLVSVARSQVKENAHILDINVDYVGRDGVRDMQELVSRLVTSVNLPLMLDSTDWLKMEAGLKVAGGKCIINSTNYEDGDERFFRILQLARNFGASIVIGTIDEEGMARTAEKKFAIAQRAYHDAAEYGIPAHEIFYDPLALPISTGIEEDRRNGAETIEAIRRIRACLPRAHVILGISNISFGLSPAARITLNSVFLHDCCEAGMDAAIISPTKILPLAKISEEQQQVCHNLINDSRQFKNGLCIYDPLVKLTSLFEGVSIRDARNAGPSLSELSIEDRLRQHIIDGERIGLNDGLKEALATYKPLEIVNTFLLDGMKVVGDLFGSGQMQLPFVLQSAETMKAAVAFIKPYMDKAEGEAAAKGRFLIATVKGDVHDIGKNLVDIILTNNGYEVINLGIKQEINAIIEAQKEHQADCIAMSGLLVKSTVFMKDNLQALNDAGINVPVILGGAALTPQFVNRDCSKVYKGKVLYGRDAFTDLRFMDAYIAARIAGRWDNCRGFLDGCPKGINFGGETTEVTSSSRPISDGETIKDTVGKISISTASVTSCRSEVVPAEEPVHPPFLGARVLSACEIPLEEVIKYIDRHALFAGQWQFRKSKDQSRKEYESLLHERAEPVLSYWLKRVCQESLLCPAVAYGYFPCGREGNRLTIFDSGGLCTLGYFDLPRQRGGNRYCISDFFRDLKDGHPTDVLPMQAVTMGEKASAFSQELFQANAYSDYLYFHGLAVQMAEALAEWTHARIRQECGFGDADAMSLRDVLAQRYRGSRYSFGYPACPNMADSRQQLDWLDAKRIGLSMDTSDQLQPEQSTTALIALHSKAGYFSA, from the coding sequence ATGCAGGTAGCAACCAGGGAACAACAACGCCATGGTTCCAGCTCCTTTTTCCTCAATAGGCTTCACGGTCCGGAGCGGCCCGTCTTAGTTTTTGACGGCGCCACAGGAACATCACTGCAGAAACTCGGTCTGACTGCAGAAGATTTTGGCGGATTGGATTTGGAGGGCTGTAACGAGAACTTGGTTGTCACCTGCCCTGATGCTGTACGCAGAGTGCATTGCCAATTCCTTGAGGCAGGTTGTGATGTGATTGAGACCAATACCTTCGGTGCCACTTCAATTGTCCTTGCTGAGTATGGTCTCGAGGATCAAGCACTGGTAATTAACCGCCGTGCTGCAGAGCTAGCTCGCGAGACAGCTGCTGCTTACAGCACGGCGGCACAGCCACGCTTTGTTGCCGGCTCCATAGGCCCTACCACAAAGCTACCAACTCTGGGTCATGTCAATTTTGATATGATGTGTAGTGCCTTCAGCGAACAGGCAGAAGGCCTACTACTTGGTGATGTTGATTTATTCATCATCGAGACCTGCCAGGACGTCCTACAAATTAAGGCTGCTATACAAGGGATTGAGCAGGCATTTACTCGTTTAGGACAACGTCGCCCGCTAATGGTCTCAGTAACAATGGAGACGACTGGGACAATGCTTGTTGGCTCTGATATTTCTGCTGTCGTAGCGATTCTGGAGCCTTTTCCAATTGACATCCTTGGCCTGAACTGTGCTACTGGCCCCGAGCAAATGAAGGAGCATATACATTATCTTTCTAAGCATTCACCATTTACGGTTAGTTGCATCCCCAATGCTGGAATTCCGGAGAATATAGGCGGCATAGCTCACTACCGACTACAGCCACTTGAGCTGAGGATGCAGCTCATGCACTTTGTGGAAGATCTTGGTGTGCAGGTAATTGGCGGTTGCTGTGGCACTACACCTGAACACATTCGGGAGCTAGCTGATATGGCTCGCAATTTACATCCTCTGAAAAGACCTCATCAGCGTTGTCTAGGTAATCTTGCTCGGGAATTCTTAGTTCATGAGCCTGCTGCTGCTTCTATTTATGGGGCAACTCCTTATCATCAGGATAATTCCTTTCTAATTGTTGGAGAGCGGCTAAACGCTAGTGGCTCGCGCAAGGTTCGTGAATTGCTCAATGCTGAAGACTGGGATGGTCTGGTTTCAGTAGCACGCAGCCAGGTGAAAGAAAATGCACACATACTTGATATTAATGTCGATTATGTTGGCCGTGACGGTGTACGCGACATGCAAGAGCTGGTTAGCCGCCTAGTGACTAGTGTCAACTTACCACTCATGCTCGATTCAACTGACTGGTTAAAAATGGAGGCAGGACTAAAGGTTGCTGGAGGTAAGTGTATCATCAATTCAACAAACTATGAGGATGGTGACGAGCGATTCTTTCGTATTCTGCAACTTGCCCGCAACTTTGGGGCTAGCATAGTAATTGGAACAATTGACGAGGAGGGTATGGCGAGAACGGCAGAAAAGAAGTTTGCTATTGCCCAACGGGCTTACCACGATGCTGCTGAATATGGTATTCCGGCTCATGAGATTTTCTATGATCCACTTGCCCTTCCTATCTCTACAGGTATTGAGGAAGACCGTCGCAATGGTGCCGAGACTATAGAGGCCATCCGTCGCATCCGTGCTTGCCTACCCAGGGCACATGTAATTCTTGGCATCTCAAACATTAGCTTCGGTCTATCACCTGCAGCAAGGATTACACTTAATTCTGTCTTCTTGCATGATTGCTGTGAGGCTGGCATGGATGCAGCAATTATTTCGCCAACAAAAATACTGCCGCTGGCAAAGATTAGCGAAGAACAACAACAGGTATGCCACAATCTGATTAATGATTCTCGTCAGTTTAAAAATGGTCTTTGCATTTATGATCCTCTCGTCAAGCTTACCAGTCTTTTCGAGGGCGTTAGCATTCGTGATGCACGAAATGCTGGTCCTTCACTTAGCGAGCTCTCAATTGAGGATCGACTACGGCAACATATAATTGATGGCGAGCGTATTGGACTTAATGATGGTCTAAAAGAAGCTCTTGCAACCTACAAGCCTCTAGAGATAGTTAACACTTTTCTGCTAGACGGTATGAAAGTTGTAGGTGATTTGTTTGGATCTGGCCAGATGCAACTGCCTTTTGTCCTTCAGTCTGCGGAGACAATGAAAGCAGCTGTTGCTTTTATCAAGCCCTATATGGATAAAGCTGAGGGCGAAGCTGCAGCAAAAGGAAGGTTTCTGATTGCTACTGTTAAAGGTGATGTGCACGACATTGGCAAAAATCTCGTCGATATTATTCTTACCAATAATGGCTATGAGGTAATTAACCTTGGTATTAAGCAAGAGATTAACGCTATTATCGAAGCGCAAAAAGAACACCAGGCTGACTGTATTGCTATGAGTGGTCTTTTGGTAAAGTCAACAGTCTTTATGAAAGACAATCTACAAGCCCTCAATGATGCAGGGATTAATGTGCCTGTAATCCTTGGTGGTGCTGCACTTACACCACAATTCGTCAACCGCGACTGTAGTAAAGTCTATAAGGGCAAGGTGCTTTATGGACGCGATGCCTTTACTGATCTGCGCTTCATGGATGCTTATATTGCAGCTCGAATAGCTGGCCGTTGGGACAATTGCAGAGGTTTTTTGGATGGCTGTCCAAAGGGGATTAACTTTGGTGGAGAAACTACTGAAGTTACGAGTAGTTCTCGACCAATAAGTGATGGTGAAACCATTAAAGATACTGTCGGCAAAATATCTATATCTACTGCTAGCGTTACATCGTGCCGTTCCGAAGTCGTCCCAGCAGAAGAACCGGTGCATCCTCCCTTCCTTGGAGCTCGAGTACTAAGTGCCTGCGAGATTCCTTTAGAAGAGGTCATCAAATATATTGATCGCCACGCACTCTTTGCAGGACAGTGGCAGTTTCGCAAGAGTAAAGATCAGTCACGTAAGGAGTATGAGTCGCTACTGCACGAGCGAGCAGAACCAGTTCTCAGCTACTGGCTGAAACGCGTGTGCCAAGAGTCTCTGCTCTGTCCTGCTGTTGCCTATGGCTACTTTCCCTGCGGTCGAGAAGGTAACAGGCTGACCATATTTGATTCCGGCGGCTTATGTACACTTGGTTACTTTGACTTACCTAGACAACGTGGAGGCAACCGATACTGTATCTCAGACTTTTTCCGAGATCTTAAGGATGGACATCCCACTGATGTGTTGCCAATGCAGGCAGTAACGATGGGGGAGAAAGCAAGTGCATTTAGCCAGGAGCTATTCCAGGCTAATGCCTATAGTGATTATCTGTATTTTCACGGACTAGCAGTTCAAATGGCTGAGGCTTTAGCGGAGTGGACACACGCGCGCATTCGCCAAGAATGTGGCTTTGGTGATGCTGATGCCATGTCTCTCCGTGATGTTCTCGCTCAGCGGTACCGTGGAAGTCGATATTCCTTCGGCTACCCAGCCTGCCCAAATATGGCCGATTCGCGACAGCAACTAGACTGGCTGGATGCCAAGCGCATAGGCTTGTCGATGGATACTAGCGATCAGTTGCAACCAGAGCAAAGCACAACAGCTCTTATTGCATTGCATAGCAAAGCAGGCTACTTCAGTGCCTAA
- a CDS encoding short-chain dehydrogenase encodes MSQDVGTCASNSPTNFAIVTIYVNPTIQLGSKALMNEDSWSGLALVVGVGGIGNALADTLARNWPSLEVVRCCRATTNPAEWQVDLECDSSLSVLRDRLSHQDLPLRLVINSSGRLHGPDLHPEKRLQQVQRRYLAESFGINAIGPLLLARAIEPAIQRSLPFNFASLSARVGSIADNRSGGWYAYRAAKAAQNQLLRTLSIEWSRKFPLATVTLLHPGTTDTALSQPFQQFVSAESIFTTQRAAEHLLKVLMCQTPDQSGSFLAWDGQSVPW; translated from the coding sequence ATGTCACAAGATGTAGGCACGTGTGCAAGCAATAGTCCTACAAATTTCGCTATCGTAACAATCTATGTGAATCCTACAATACAGCTAGGCAGCAAGGCTCTTATGAATGAAGATTCCTGGAGCGGACTTGCTCTAGTAGTCGGGGTTGGTGGTATTGGCAATGCGCTTGCGGATACTCTGGCTCGTAATTGGCCATCACTAGAGGTAGTCCGCTGCTGTAGGGCAACAACTAACCCAGCTGAATGGCAAGTAGATCTTGAGTGCGATAGTAGTCTGTCAGTTCTTCGAGATCGACTTAGTCATCAGGATCTCCCTCTACGTCTCGTCATTAATTCCAGTGGACGTCTGCATGGGCCCGATCTGCATCCGGAAAAGCGCCTACAGCAGGTGCAGCGTCGGTACCTTGCCGAAAGCTTTGGCATTAACGCAATAGGTCCCCTTCTTCTAGCACGTGCCATCGAGCCAGCTATACAGCGGAGCCTGCCTTTTAACTTCGCCAGCTTGAGCGCGCGCGTTGGTAGTATTGCTGACAACCGTAGCGGTGGTTGGTATGCTTACAGAGCAGCTAAAGCTGCGCAGAATCAGCTGCTGCGTACCCTCAGCATAGAATGGTCAAGAAAGTTCCCACTGGCTACTGTCACTTTGCTACACCCTGGGACCACTGACACGGCGCTCTCACAACCATTCCAACAATTTGTTTCTGCAGAAAGCATATTCACGACACAGCGTGCAGCCGAGCACTTACTGAAAGTACTGATGTGCCAGACACCAGACCAATCTGGATCTTTCTTGGCTTGGGATGGTCAGTCAGTTCCCTGGTAA
- a CDS encoding ATP adenylyltransferase — MTPLGFRKLLSSGKFFPFPWTILNTVHNKRLWAKALHRSRTARVQRALIPLTTTIRPLDSASRSFELRCLSGIPPRHLQAAGPKPNPFLPWNPQLAVAPIGNTHVLILNKFPVQTAHMLLITRHWAPQIGWLEISDFAALLEVDRDTQGLWFFNSGPGAGASQPHRHLQLLPRSCEEQICPRASWFEDLLQGRENCGSLAKACAVAYRSINQVCSQTETLYSQYIALACNLGLGDPLYDRQPLHPYNLLLTPTWVALIRRRREGVAGFSVNALGFAGYLLATDCSNLSWLLKRGPENLLQEVV; from the coding sequence ATGACCCCATTAGGCTTTAGGAAGTTATTAAGCTCTGGAAAATTTTTTCCTTTTCCTTGGACTATCCTCAATACCGTGCATAACAAGCGCCTCTGGGCAAAAGCCCTTCACCGTAGTCGCACTGCTCGTGTCCAGAGAGCACTAATCCCTCTCACTACTACGATCCGGCCACTAGACAGTGCTAGTAGGTCCTTTGAGCTGCGCTGTCTCTCTGGCATTCCTCCACGCCACTTGCAAGCTGCTGGGCCAAAACCGAATCCTTTTCTTCCATGGAATCCGCAACTTGCTGTTGCTCCTATTGGCAACACCCACGTGCTGATCTTAAACAAGTTTCCGGTTCAGACAGCTCATATGCTGTTAATCACACGCCACTGGGCCCCTCAGATTGGCTGGTTAGAGATCAGCGATTTTGCCGCTTTACTAGAGGTGGATCGTGATACTCAGGGGCTTTGGTTCTTTAACAGTGGACCAGGTGCTGGAGCAAGTCAGCCCCATCGGCATTTGCAGCTATTGCCGCGCAGCTGTGAAGAACAGATTTGTCCGCGTGCAAGCTGGTTCGAAGATCTCTTGCAAGGCCGGGAAAACTGTGGGAGTTTAGCAAAGGCTTGTGCTGTTGCTTATCGTAGTATCAATCAGGTCTGTAGCCAAACCGAGACACTGTATAGTCAGTACATTGCACTTGCCTGCAACTTAGGGCTTGGCGACCCGTTATACGATCGTCAGCCACTTCATCCATATAACCTATTACTGACACCAACATGGGTGGCCCTGATACGACGTCGCCGGGAAGGAGTGGCAGGATTTAGCGTTAATGCTCTCGGATTTGCTGGCTATCTACTTGCTACTGATTGTTCTAATCTTAGCTGGCTGCTCAAGAGAGGGCCTGAGAATCTTCTTCAAGAGGTCGTGTAG
- a CDS encoding sigma factor SigF, producing the protein MFPTFCCGYSGQCNSSEESRIHYYKRKLQMLKFWREGIERQLAALDASINTLQSQIDRNQADA; encoded by the coding sequence ATGTTCCCTACTTTTTGCTGCGGCTACTCTGGCCAGTGTAACTCTTCCGAAGAGTCACGGATTCATTACTATAAACGAAAGTTACAGATGCTCAAATTTTGGCGCGAGGGCATTGAGCGCCAGCTAGCTGCCCTCGATGCCTCGATCAACACGCTTCAGAGCCAGATAGACCGTAATCAGGCTGACGCATGA
- a CDS encoding allophycocyanin subunit alpha: protein MSVVRDLILQADDELRYPSSGELITMVSYLAQGATRLSIVRMLTDNEKKIIDESAKQLFRRRPEYVAPGGNAYGQRQRAQCLRDYSWYLRLVTYGVLAGSTEIIQMIGLIGAREMYNSLGVPMQGMVEAMKAMKAASLVLLSEQQQLITAPYFDFLIQGMQTPT from the coding sequence ATGAGTGTTGTCCGCGATCTAATTCTACAGGCCGATGATGAGCTTCGTTATCCCAGTAGTGGTGAACTTATTACAATGGTAAGCTACTTGGCTCAGGGAGCAACACGATTGTCAATCGTGCGCATGCTTACAGACAATGAGAAGAAGATCATAGATGAGTCAGCTAAGCAGCTTTTCCGTCGCCGACCGGAATATGTCGCACCCGGAGGTAATGCCTACGGTCAGCGTCAACGGGCACAGTGTCTGCGCGATTACAGTTGGTACCTACGTCTTGTCACATATGGAGTGCTCGCTGGCAGCACTGAGATAATTCAGATGATTGGCTTAATCGGCGCCCGCGAAATGTATAATAGCCTAGGCGTACCTATGCAAGGTATGGTCGAAGCGATGAAAGCAATGAAGGCTGCCTCGCTTGTTTTACTGTCTGAGCAACAGCAACTTATCACAGCACCCTACTTTGACTTTTTGATTCAGGGCATGCAAACACCAACTTAG
- a CDS encoding phenylalanine--tRNA ligase subunit beta — MPFTRIIPSGPLDSVAASGNLMRISLSWLRDLVRVETGPEELAEQLSMAGFEVEEIDDLRRYAEGVVVGYILSNKQHPEADRLSICSVDVGTETPLQVVCGAPNVRTGIYVPVALAGCSLPAVNLVIRPAILRGVVSEGMICSLTELSIADQSDGIAILDNLTIQALRPGDKVGPLLGLDDTILKLAITANRPDGLSMIGVAREVAALTNQPTSLPSLELNPPFDDFPKTVLNRPPSGELYSLSLIEAPTGQTLGQVSPAWIQQRLQHSGIKSVNVAVDVTNLVMLEQSQPLHAFDADALERLADCPISAADFNLRQAHDGEYFKGIDGCERMLNCEVQVVTCHDRPIALAGVMGSMDSRVTESTCRIWLEAALFTPAAVRRTARSTGLRTDASTRFEKGLPRGITLSSSARAATLLQEILGSTTSGRWVHGRLEESFPPISLRRQAIHRTLGLLVDNGTPRSLKDDEIERCLVALGCTLDSTREGWQVSIPHSRRCDLLREIDLVEEVARLVGYNLFEAKLPKTLGPGGLNPRQKAERELRKLLAISGFQEISTLSLVGPPLDDNHRVPLSNPLLTEYGYLRNDLHEEHLRVCQSNFRSFQSGCWIFEIGNLFSGSSDDIRQNSVLAGVISGERVLERWSRSGKLKLLSYFEARALVGRSLAGLKLDVSDRPYLSPPPLLHPGRCAELFLEGQVCGHFGQLHPSYAEDLVLPRETYLFQLGLNSILTASTRGNRRIPVFQPYPTVPSIDRDLAVLVPTNTASGDVLQVICRAGKPLLENVELVDHFESDNLKAGHCSQSYRLRFRGSGTLTDAQVLPIQQKIREALVQHFRAEPRS, encoded by the coding sequence ATGCCTTTCACGAGGATTATCCCCTCGGGGCCACTAGATTCTGTGGCTGCTTCTGGCAATCTTATGCGGATCTCCCTCTCCTGGCTCCGTGATCTTGTGCGTGTCGAGACTGGTCCTGAGGAGCTTGCTGAACAGCTTTCTATGGCAGGCTTCGAGGTTGAGGAGATTGATGATCTGCGCCGTTATGCTGAAGGCGTTGTCGTGGGTTATATCTTATCGAACAAGCAGCACCCAGAAGCCGATAGGCTCAGCATCTGCTCTGTGGATGTGGGTACTGAGACTCCTCTGCAAGTAGTTTGTGGTGCTCCTAATGTTAGAACCGGTATCTATGTTCCTGTTGCTCTTGCTGGCTGTAGCTTGCCTGCTGTAAATCTCGTTATTCGTCCAGCTATTTTGCGGGGGGTGGTTAGCGAGGGTATGATTTGTTCTCTTACTGAACTTAGTATAGCAGACCAGTCTGACGGCATTGCGATTCTAGATAATCTTACTATTCAAGCCTTACGTCCTGGTGATAAGGTAGGTCCTCTGCTAGGCCTGGATGATACCATACTCAAACTAGCAATCACAGCTAACAGACCTGATGGCCTATCAATGATTGGTGTTGCTCGGGAGGTTGCAGCTCTTACAAATCAACCGACGAGCCTTCCGAGTCTTGAGCTCAATCCACCCTTTGATGATTTCCCAAAAACAGTACTCAATAGACCACCTAGTGGGGAACTTTACAGTCTCTCACTAATTGAGGCGCCAACAGGGCAAACCCTAGGTCAAGTTTCTCCTGCCTGGATACAGCAACGACTACAGCATTCAGGAATTAAATCGGTCAACGTGGCTGTTGACGTCACCAACCTAGTGATGCTTGAGCAGAGCCAGCCACTTCATGCTTTTGATGCCGACGCGCTAGAGCGCCTTGCCGACTGTCCTATCTCAGCAGCTGACTTTAATCTGCGTCAGGCGCATGACGGAGAGTACTTCAAAGGAATAGATGGATGCGAACGCATGCTCAACTGCGAAGTGCAGGTGGTGACCTGCCATGATCGTCCGATTGCTCTAGCAGGCGTAATGGGCTCAATGGACAGCCGCGTAACTGAGTCTACTTGTAGAATCTGGCTTGAGGCAGCGCTATTTACCCCAGCTGCTGTCCGGCGTACTGCTCGCTCCACTGGCCTAAGAACCGATGCTAGTACTCGTTTCGAGAAAGGGCTACCACGAGGCATAACACTGTCATCTTCTGCCCGTGCTGCAACGCTCCTACAAGAAATACTTGGTTCTACCACTAGTGGCCGCTGGGTTCATGGCCGTTTGGAAGAGAGTTTCCCACCGATCTCTTTAAGGCGCCAGGCGATCCACCGCACACTTGGCTTACTAGTAGACAATGGCACGCCACGGAGCCTAAAAGACGATGAGATTGAGCGCTGTCTAGTTGCCCTAGGCTGTACTCTTGATAGCACTAGAGAAGGATGGCAGGTCAGCATCCCTCACTCACGCCGTTGTGATCTTCTTCGTGAGATTGATCTAGTTGAGGAGGTCGCTCGACTTGTCGGCTACAACCTTTTCGAGGCAAAGCTCCCGAAAACCCTCGGCCCAGGTGGCCTTAACCCCCGCCAAAAGGCTGAGCGAGAACTTCGTAAACTTCTTGCTATTAGTGGCTTTCAGGAGATCTCAACACTATCTCTAGTGGGCCCACCCCTAGATGATAACCATCGGGTTCCCCTTTCAAACCCTTTGTTAACTGAGTATGGTTATCTCCGCAACGATCTGCACGAAGAGCACCTACGCGTGTGTCAGAGCAACTTTAGGTCTTTCCAATCTGGCTGCTGGATCTTTGAGATTGGCAATTTATTTTCGGGCAGTTCAGATGATATCCGGCAAAACTCTGTACTTGCTGGAGTCATTAGCGGTGAACGAGTCCTTGAGCGATGGAGCCGAAGCGGCAAGCTAAAGTTACTAAGTTATTTCGAAGCCCGTGCTCTTGTTGGGCGCTCCTTGGCTGGTCTTAAGCTCGATGTCAGTGATCGTCCCTATCTATCACCTCCGCCTCTGCTACATCCAGGCCGTTGCGCTGAACTATTCCTAGAGGGGCAGGTTTGTGGGCACTTCGGGCAACTTCATCCTAGCTATGCTGAAGATCTGGTTCTTCCTAGAGAAACCTATCTATTCCAGCTTGGCCTCAATTCAATACTGACGGCATCTACACGAGGCAATCGCCGGATCCCTGTATTTCAGCCGTATCCGACAGTGCCATCAATAGACCGTGATCTTGCTGTGCTAGTACCTACTAATACTGCTAGTGGAGATGTGCTCCAGGTTATCTGCAGAGCAGGAAAGCCTCTTCTTGAGAACGTGGAACTAGTTGACCATTTTGAGAGCGATAACCTGAAGGCAGGTCACTGTAGCCAATCCTACCGACTTCGTTTTCGTGGATCTGGCACACTAACCGATGCCCAGGTGTTACCTATTCAGCAAAAGATTCGCGAGGCACTAGTACAACATTTTAGAGCAGAGCCACGCAGCTAA
- a CDS encoding 30S ribosomal protein S18 yields the protein MSSSFFKKRLSPIRPGDPIDYKDVELLKKFITERGKILPRRLTGLTAKQQRDLTNAVKRARIVALLPFVNPEG from the coding sequence ATGTCTAGCTCCTTTTTCAAGAAGCGCCTATCTCCAATCAGACCTGGAGACCCGATTGACTACAAGGATGTTGAACTTCTCAAGAAGTTCATCACTGAACGAGGGAAAATTCTCCCCCGCCGGCTTACTGGTCTTACCGCAAAGCAGCAGCGTGACTTAACTAATGCTGTGAAACGTGCCCGTATTGTGGCTCTGCTCCCATTTGTCAATCCCGAGGGTTAA
- a CDS encoding methionine--tRNA ligase: MPYTLTTPLYYVNDGPHLGSTYTTIACDALARFQRLEGRSVRFITGVDEHGQKIERTAAAASRTPQQHCDLVASSYQEQWQHWDISNDCFIRTSSLRHRQLVETFFQRVEAAGDIRLGHQTGWYCVGCEEFKDELAEVSSPCCPLHHRPLEWRDEQNIFFRLSRYQRTIEELVNSPGFVAPASRQREISNFVAQGLRDFSISRLNVAWGIPVPGYAGHTFYVWFDALLGYLSALLDDGGTIDLDRLTDVGWPASTHIIGKDILRFHAVYWPAMLMSAGLQLPKQVFGHGFLTREGQKMGKSLGNVLDPGVLLKRCGRDAVRWYLLRDIQFGEDGDFQQRRFSNLVNKDLANTIGNLLNRTLSMAHKWFDDRVPTTNVSPEHPLAQRATNSIAIVRRSMPDLSFHIAAEAILQLAIDANGHLNAKAPWKLISQPGQEQVVAQDLYVVLESCRLVGYLLQPLLPDLSRRILAQLPATGYESWLENLTWGLLPCNAVLPEPSPVMQRLELDECL; this comes from the coding sequence ATGCCCTACACTCTTACGACGCCGCTTTACTACGTCAATGACGGTCCACATCTAGGAAGTACCTACACTACGATTGCCTGTGATGCACTCGCTCGTTTCCAAAGGCTTGAAGGTCGCAGTGTGCGCTTCATCACAGGAGTCGACGAGCATGGTCAGAAGATTGAGCGCACAGCTGCTGCTGCATCACGAACACCGCAGCAGCATTGCGATCTGGTCGCCAGCAGTTACCAGGAGCAATGGCAGCATTGGGATATCAGTAACGACTGCTTTATACGCACAAGCAGCCTGCGGCATCGTCAGCTTGTCGAAACATTCTTCCAGCGAGTTGAGGCTGCTGGAGATATTAGACTAGGACACCAGACTGGTTGGTACTGTGTAGGCTGTGAGGAGTTTAAGGACGAGCTTGCTGAAGTCTCTAGCCCTTGCTGCCCATTACATCATCGGCCACTAGAGTGGCGTGATGAGCAGAATATTTTCTTTCGTCTATCGCGGTATCAAAGAACAATTGAAGAGCTGGTTAATTCACCAGGGTTCGTGGCACCAGCAAGTCGCCAGCGTGAGATCAGCAATTTTGTCGCTCAGGGCTTGAGGGATTTTTCCATATCCCGCTTGAATGTTGCCTGGGGCATTCCCGTACCTGGCTATGCAGGACATACTTTTTATGTTTGGTTTGATGCGCTACTTGGTTACCTTAGTGCTCTGCTCGATGATGGTGGCACGATTGATCTAGACCGACTTACCGATGTGGGGTGGCCTGCATCCACACACATTATTGGCAAGGACATACTGCGATTTCATGCAGTCTACTGGCCAGCAATGCTTATGTCTGCAGGGTTGCAGCTTCCAAAACAGGTTTTCGGGCACGGATTTCTGACCCGAGAAGGTCAGAAGATGGGAAAATCACTTGGAAATGTTTTAGACCCTGGAGTTTTGCTCAAGAGATGTGGTAGGGATGCTGTGCGCTGGTATCTGCTGCGGGACATACAGTTTGGGGAGGACGGCGATTTCCAGCAGCGACGTTTCAGCAATCTGGTTAATAAAGATCTAGCCAACACTATTGGCAACCTACTGAATCGAACGCTATCAATGGCTCATAAGTGGTTTGACGATCGTGTACCAACCACAAATGTTTCACCAGAGCATCCATTGGCACAAAGGGCAACAAACAGCATTGCTATAGTGCGTCGCTCAATGCCGGATCTCAGTTTTCACATTGCAGCAGAAGCCATTCTCCAGCTCGCAATTGATGCCAACGGGCACCTCAATGCCAAGGCTCCCTGGAAGTTGATAAGTCAGCCAGGTCAGGAACAAGTAGTTGCGCAAGACTTGTATGTCGTCCTTGAATCATGCCGGCTTGTCGGATACCTGCTGCAACCTCTACTTCCAGATCTCAGTAGGCGGATTCTTGCTCAGCTTCCTGCAACTGGTTATGAAAGTTGGCTAGAAAACCTTACTTGGGGATTGCTTCCTTGTAATGCTGTTTTACCTGAGCCGAGTCCCGTGATGCAACGGCTTGAGCTTGATGAGTGTTTGTGA